A stretch of the Haloplanus aerogenes genome encodes the following:
- a CDS encoding DUF92 domain-containing protein, giving the protein MTSTLRRAGGFAAVGTLALAAPELGTAAAAPFAIVALLAAFVVDEGPVFELFARPQDRRDGRLNGLAGFALAATGLAILSTAPRESMPTAVFVAAILVVAYGNVGARAVEQWWTDPGRAIAGFSVVAFLAAVAGQLVVGWNLGGVPDLAAVVFLAAAGALVAALLRSMLYERDDPIVMLSTGLLLWLFHAIGVESGLVEVSVALTVTVALGYVSYRTGTASVPGMVTGVLLGLLTIVFGGVGWFAILIAFFAIGGLSAKYKYAEKERRGAAEDNEGARGSGNVLGNAAVALVAVIGFAASTGMQVDSTLFRFAFTGSLAAAMSDTLSSEIGVLFDEPRLITTLERVDPGTDGGITWQGYVVGVVGAALVAGVAVAVFTFDVPGLAALTVVVGGVAGMTVDSILGATLEGGRVGNQTVNFLGTLAGAVVSAVLAVALL; this is encoded by the coding sequence GTGACGTCCACCCTTCGACGGGCCGGAGGGTTCGCAGCGGTCGGGACGCTCGCGCTCGCCGCCCCCGAACTCGGGACGGCGGCGGCCGCCCCCTTCGCCATCGTGGCGCTCCTCGCCGCGTTCGTCGTGGACGAGGGGCCGGTGTTCGAACTCTTCGCCCGGCCACAGGATCGGCGCGACGGCCGTCTCAACGGCCTCGCCGGCTTCGCGCTGGCCGCTACCGGTCTCGCTATCCTGTCGACGGCGCCGCGAGAGTCCATGCCGACGGCCGTCTTCGTCGCCGCCATCCTCGTCGTCGCCTACGGCAACGTGGGGGCACGCGCCGTCGAACAGTGGTGGACCGATCCCGGCCGCGCCATCGCCGGCTTCAGCGTCGTGGCCTTCCTCGCCGCCGTCGCCGGCCAGCTCGTCGTCGGGTGGAATCTCGGGGGCGTTCCCGACCTCGCCGCCGTCGTCTTCCTCGCCGCCGCCGGGGCGCTGGTGGCGGCGCTCCTGCGGTCGATGCTCTACGAGCGCGACGACCCCATCGTGATGCTGTCGACCGGCCTCTTGCTGTGGCTGTTTCACGCCATCGGCGTCGAGTCGGGGCTCGTCGAAGTCAGCGTCGCCCTCACCGTGACCGTCGCCCTCGGCTACGTCTCCTACCGGACGGGCACCGCGTCGGTACCGGGGATGGTGACGGGCGTCTTGCTGGGCCTCCTCACCATCGTCTTCGGCGGCGTCGGGTGGTTCGCCATCCTCATCGCCTTCTTCGCCATCGGCGGCCTCTCCGCGAAGTACAAGTACGCGGAGAAAGAGCGCCGCGGGGCCGCCGAGGACAACGAGGGGGCTCGGGGGAGCGGGAACGTCCTCGGCAACGCCGCCGTCGCCCTCGTGGCCGTCATCGGCTTCGCCGCCAGTACGGGAATGCAGGTCGACAGCACCCTCTTTCGCTTCGCCTTCACCGGATCGCTCGCCGCCGCGATGAGCGACACGCTCTCCAGCGAGATCGGCGTCCTCTTCGACGAGCCCCGACTCATCACGACGCTCGAACGCGTCGACCCCGGCACGGACGGCGGCATCACGTGGCAGGGCTACGTCGTCGGCGTCGTCGGCGCGGCCCTGGTTGCGGGCGTCGCCGTCGCCGTCTTCACGTTCGACGTTCCCGGCCTCGCTGCCCTGACCGTCGTCGTCGGCGGCGTCGCGGGCATGACCGTCGACAGCATCCTCGGGGCGACGCTCGAGGGCGGCCGCGTCGGTAATCAGACCGTCAACTTCCTCGGCACCCTCGCCGGCGCCGTCGTGAGCGCGGTGCTCGCCGTTGCCCTGCTGTGA
- a CDS encoding GNAT family N-acetyltransferase, whose amino-acid sequence MTVIRPAIPADQPALVRLQSHLPEPSPGLLAGTLDETALTPATVLVSVEGTEPVGYLLAVPGDDTTYVAELVVAPDYRREGRAKALLSACAEDGSSLTVTVAPDNEAARTLYEACGFEKERRLPDFFDDGPALLYRRD is encoded by the coding sequence GTGACCGTGATCCGCCCGGCGATTCCCGCCGACCAGCCGGCACTCGTCCGCCTCCAGTCGCACCTGCCGGAGCCGAGTCCCGGCTTGCTCGCCGGTACTCTCGACGAGACGGCGCTCACGCCGGCGACGGTGCTGGTGTCCGTAGAGGGAACGGAACCGGTCGGCTACCTCCTCGCCGTCCCCGGCGACGACACTACCTACGTCGCGGAACTCGTCGTCGCTCCCGACTACCGACGCGAAGGCCGGGCGAAGGCGTTGCTTTCGGCGTGTGCCGAGGACGGGTCGTCGCTGACCGTCACCGTCGCCCCGGACAACGAGGCGGCGCGGACGCTGTACGAGGCCTGTGGGTTCGAGAAGGAACGACGCCTGCCGGACTTTTTCGACGATGGCCCGGCGCTGCTGTACCGGCGCGACTAG
- the dnaG gene encoding DNA primase DnaG: MDDTAKYLIHASIAADGVVERSDVVGAVFGQTEGLLGDELDLRDLQQSSKVGRIDVQIDSENGQSFGRITIASSLDKVETAILAASLETIDRVGPCQASVEVTNIEDVREAKRRQVIDRAKELLAGSFDESVMDSSKILEEVRESVRIEDITEYHGLPAGPRVADSDAIIVVEGRADVLTLLQYGIKNAVAVEGTNVPDPIADLTEDRTVTAFLDGDRGGELILRELAQVGDVDYVVFAPEGRSVEDLARHEVMSALRDKTPYGDLFADDEGPAMSPAADAVDEESTVTETTPPTAAVSVGDAGVTPEASTTVGTVGSTDDEADAPPEPDDAADETADVDADADADDDTDADAATDDTPSTLRGHVRAIVDAETESARLLDADFEPIETVPAGEAFDAISEADPAPYALVLDGQLTQRILDVAAQRGVEQIVARSAGEMVKTPVDVRVRTIDQFATAD, encoded by the coding sequence ATGGACGATACAGCCAAATACCTCATTCACGCATCGATCGCGGCCGACGGCGTCGTGGAGCGAAGCGACGTGGTCGGCGCCGTCTTCGGGCAGACCGAGGGCCTGCTCGGCGACGAACTCGATCTCCGGGACCTCCAGCAGTCCTCGAAAGTCGGGCGGATAGACGTACAGATCGACAGCGAGAACGGCCAGTCGTTCGGCCGGATCACCATCGCCAGCAGCCTCGACAAGGTGGAGACGGCTATTCTCGCCGCCTCGCTGGAGACCATCGACCGCGTCGGTCCCTGTCAGGCCTCCGTCGAAGTGACAAATATCGAGGACGTGCGCGAGGCCAAGCGCCGACAGGTGATCGACCGCGCGAAGGAACTGCTCGCGGGGTCGTTCGACGAGAGCGTCATGGACTCCTCCAAGATTCTGGAGGAGGTGCGCGAGAGCGTCCGTATCGAGGACATCACCGAGTATCACGGCCTCCCCGCCGGGCCGCGCGTGGCCGACTCCGACGCCATCATCGTCGTCGAGGGTCGGGCGGACGTACTCACCCTCCTCCAGTACGGCATCAAGAACGCCGTGGCGGTGGAGGGGACGAACGTCCCCGACCCCATCGCGGACCTGACCGAGGACCGGACGGTCACGGCCTTCCTCGACGGCGACCGGGGCGGCGAACTCATCCTGCGCGAACTCGCGCAGGTGGGCGACGTGGACTACGTCGTCTTCGCGCCCGAGGGGCGGTCGGTCGAGGATCTGGCTCGCCACGAGGTCATGTCCGCGCTGCGCGACAAGACGCCGTACGGTGACCTCTTCGCGGACGACGAGGGGCCTGCGATGTCGCCTGCGGCGGACGCGGTGGACGAGGAGTCGACGGTAACCGAGACGACGCCCCCCACGGCCGCCGTCTCCGTCGGCGACGCGGGAGTGACACCCGAAGCCTCGACGACGGTTGGGACGGTCGGATCGACGGACGACGAGGCGGACGCGCCCCCCGAACCGGACGACGCTGCCGACGAAACGGCGGATGTCGACGCCGACGCGGATGCCGACGACGATACTGACGCCGACGCGGCGACCGACGACACCCCCTCGACCCTCCGCGGCCACGTCCGCGCCATCGTCGACGCGGAGACGGAGTCGGCACGTCTCCTCGACGCCGACTTCGAACCCATCGAGACGGTGCCGGCGGGCGAGGCGTTCGACGCGATAAGCGAGGCCGACCCCGCACCGTACGCGCTCGTCCTCGACGGTCAGTTGACCCAGCGGATCCTCGACGTGGCGGCCCAGCGTGGCGTCGAACAGATCGTGGCGCGGTCGGCCGGCGAGATGGTGAAAACGCCGGTCGACGTACGCGTACGCACCATCGACCAGTTCGCCACCGCCGACTAG
- a CDS encoding MOSC domain-containing protein, with amino-acid sequence MAHIERLRLYPVKGLDGIEVESARITAAGTLAGDREFAMCDPEAGTIATGSDMQTLAYNGKQTDRIHDVRTDFDPETSVLTVEPKAGGDRRRFDLSTEDGRMEASEWFGDFVGDPVEFRRHEPPAFVDRPDAGPSIISTATLEEVASWFDDMTVEGARRRLRANVEIGGVPAFWEDRFVGERSSPGSRTSSENVGDGAPGFVVGEGDDPIEFEGSEPCARCVVPSRDPETGDPLPEFRERFVERREATFPEWADPDAFPHFYTVMLISRVPEASRERSISVGDAVQVRD; translated from the coding sequence ATGGCACACATCGAGCGACTGCGGCTGTATCCGGTGAAAGGTCTCGACGGCATCGAGGTCGAGTCGGCCCGGATCACGGCGGCCGGCACGCTCGCCGGCGACCGCGAGTTCGCCATGTGCGACCCCGAGGCAGGGACGATAGCGACGGGATCGGACATGCAGACGCTCGCGTACAACGGCAAGCAGACCGACCGGATTCACGACGTGCGGACCGATTTCGACCCCGAGACGAGCGTGTTGACCGTCGAGCCGAAAGCAGGGGGTGATCGCCGGCGGTTCGACCTCTCGACCGAGGACGGACGGATGGAGGCGAGCGAGTGGTTCGGCGACTTCGTCGGCGACCCGGTCGAGTTCCGCCGCCACGAACCACCGGCGTTCGTCGACCGGCCCGACGCCGGCCCGTCGATCATCAGTACGGCAACGCTAGAGGAAGTCGCATCGTGGTTCGACGACATGACCGTCGAGGGCGCCCGCCGTCGTCTCCGCGCCAACGTCGAAATCGGCGGCGTCCCCGCGTTCTGGGAGGATCGGTTCGTCGGAGAGCGGAGCTCTCCGGGCTCCCGGACTTCGTCCGAGAACGTCGGAGACGGCGCTCCCGGCTTCGTCGTCGGCGAGGGAGACGATCCGATCGAATTCGAGGGGTCCGAACCCTGTGCCCGGTGTGTCGTCCCCAGTCGTGACCCCGAGACGGGCGACCCGCTCCCCGAGTTCAGGGAGCGGTTCGTCGAGCGCCGCGAGGCCACCTTCCCCGAGTGGGCCGACCCGGACGCGTTCCCCCACTTCTACACCGTCATGCTCATCTCTCGGGTGCCCGAGGCGTCGCGAGAGCGGTCGATTTCGGTCGGGGACGCGGTGCAGGTTCGGGACTGA
- a CDS encoding HFX_2341 family transcriptional regulator: MQTHIVPVGFDYDRLIAPLIRDQFDVDRVILLEGAVGSEANVEYSRNISAKLEQDFRNLLGAETRRVVVEDVYDYDAAFEQAFDLINDQLDEGAPDGEVWVNVSSMPRPVSFAFATAAHSITLERQADRDRIHTYYTAPEKYLETELAEELRANRDLLTALLDEGEVDEARIRERLEGTTELLDEFDERGTTIGAKRIGGKHIVELPVASFSNVKPFEEVILFELGEHGEFESVSELAEALADELGEEYTDSFRSKVIYNVDRLGPGGKGYIEQEEHGKSYRTRLSRIGELWVRAHADREDVPVVD, translated from the coding sequence ATGCAGACCCACATCGTCCCGGTCGGCTTCGACTACGACCGGCTGATCGCGCCGCTGATCCGCGACCAGTTCGACGTGGATCGGGTGATCCTGCTGGAGGGGGCCGTCGGGAGCGAGGCCAACGTGGAGTACTCGCGGAACATCTCGGCCAAGCTGGAACAGGACTTTCGCAACCTGCTCGGGGCGGAGACGCGTCGGGTCGTCGTCGAGGACGTGTACGACTACGACGCCGCCTTCGAACAGGCCTTCGACCTCATCAACGACCAACTCGACGAGGGGGCGCCGGACGGCGAGGTGTGGGTCAACGTGAGTTCGATGCCCCGGCCGGTGAGTTTCGCGTTCGCCACCGCCGCCCACTCCATCACGCTGGAGCGACAGGCCGACCGCGACCGCATCCACACCTACTACACCGCCCCGGAGAAGTATCTGGAGACGGAACTCGCGGAGGAACTGCGCGCGAACCGCGACCTGTTGACGGCGCTTCTCGACGAGGGCGAGGTGGACGAGGCGCGCATCCGCGAGCGTCTCGAGGGCACGACCGAACTGCTCGACGAGTTCGACGAACGCGGCACCACCATCGGCGCCAAGCGCATCGGCGGCAAACACATCGTCGAACTCCCCGTCGCCTCCTTCTCGAACGTCAAACCCTTCGAGGAGGTGATCCTGTTCGAACTGGGTGAACACGGCGAGTTCGAATCCGTCTCCGAACTCGCGGAGGCCCTCGCGGACGAACTCGGCGAAGAGTACACCGACAGCTTCCGGTCGAAAGTCATCTACAACGTCGACCGCCTCGGTCCGGGCGGGAAAGGGTACATCGAACAGGAAGAGCACGGCAAATCCTACCGGACGCGGCTCTCCCGCATCGGCGAACTCTGGGTGCGCGCCCACGCCGACCGGGAGGACGTGCCGGTCGTCGACTAG
- a CDS encoding enolase-like domain-containing protein, which yields MSLYDRLADLPLRIDRETRTRHERDTSSGFTRATTVFKLHGDGHVGRGEDVTYDREDHDALADTNSVVPTGEFTFDEFSTALDDVDPFPTKEPEQPSAHHYRRWGIESAALDLALRQADTDLASALGRERDSVSFVVSTRLGDPPTTDRVEAILYRHPDLGLKLDPTSDWDDALVAALGETDAVRLLDLKGHYVGTTVDQPPDPALYERVIEGFPDAVIEDPALTDETRALIESVQERISWDAPITGVESVRDLPFEPRWLNIKPSRFGTVESLLDTVEYARDRDVTLYGGGQFELDVGRDHIQTLAATFYPDAPNDVAPGGYNLPDLPAELPGSPLVPGDDPRGLDF from the coding sequence ATGTCACTCTACGACCGCCTCGCGGACCTCCCGCTGCGGATCGACCGCGAGACCCGCACTCGCCACGAGCGCGACACCTCCAGCGGCTTCACCCGGGCGACCACCGTCTTCAAACTCCACGGCGACGGTCACGTGGGCCGCGGCGAGGACGTGACCTACGACCGTGAGGATCACGACGCCCTCGCCGACACCAACTCCGTGGTCCCCACCGGCGAGTTCACGTTCGACGAGTTCTCGACCGCCCTCGACGACGTGGACCCCTTTCCCACGAAGGAGCCGGAACAACCCTCGGCGCACCACTACCGCCGCTGGGGGATCGAGAGTGCGGCGCTCGATCTGGCGCTCCGGCAGGCCGACACCGATCTGGCGTCGGCGCTGGGCCGCGAGCGCGACTCCGTCTCCTTCGTCGTCAGCACTCGCCTCGGCGACCCGCCGACGACGGATCGGGTCGAGGCGATCCTGTATCGCCACCCCGATCTGGGCCTGAAACTCGATCCGACGAGCGACTGGGACGACGCCCTCGTCGCCGCCCTCGGCGAAACCGACGCGGTCCGCCTCCTCGATCTGAAGGGCCACTACGTCGGGACGACCGTCGATCAGCCACCCGACCCCGCCCTCTACGAGCGGGTGATCGAGGGCTTTCCCGACGCCGTGATCGAGGATCCGGCGCTCACCGACGAAACGCGAGCCCTGATCGAATCCGTGCAGGAGCGAATCTCGTGGGACGCCCCCATCACCGGCGTCGAGAGCGTGCGCGACCTGCCGTTCGAGCCCCGGTGGCTCAATATCAAACCGTCGCGGTTCGGCACGGTCGAATCCCTCCTCGACACCGTCGAGTACGCCCGTGATCGCGACGTGACCCTCTACGGTGGCGGGCAGTTCGAACTCGACGTGGGTCGCGACCACATCCAGACTCTCGCCGCGACGTTCTATCCCGACGCGCCCAACGACGTGGCGCCCGGCGGCTACAACCTGCCCGACTTACCCGCCGAGTTGCCGGGGAGTCCGCTGGTGCCGGGCGACGACCCCCGGGGCCTCGACTTCTAG
- a CDS encoding flavodoxin domain-containing protein, producing MARIALVYGTTEGQTATIAERMADVLARAGHEPTLYHAEHLPADFSLSDYEAVVVGASVHLGSHQEYVTRFVADHVDDLNRLPAAFFSVSLTAAEGSDEAWATARSLLEDFLAETGWEPDATAVVPGALKYSQYGTLKRFVMKRIAKRAGGGTDTSQNYEYTDWDEVESFAAAFGDALD from the coding sequence ATGGCTCGCATCGCCCTCGTGTACGGGACGACCGAAGGCCAGACCGCGACCATCGCGGAGCGGATGGCCGACGTGCTCGCACGGGCAGGCCACGAGCCGACGCTGTATCACGCCGAACACCTGCCCGCCGACTTCTCGCTTTCCGACTACGAGGCGGTCGTCGTCGGCGCGTCGGTCCACCTGGGTTCACATCAGGAGTACGTCACCCGCTTCGTCGCCGACCACGTCGACGACCTGAATCGCCTCCCCGCCGCCTTCTTCTCGGTGAGCCTCACGGCCGCGGAGGGGAGCGACGAGGCGTGGGCGACAGCGCGGTCGCTCCTCGAGGACTTCCTCGCGGAGACGGGGTGGGAGCCGGACGCGACGGCCGTCGTCCCCGGCGCACTCAAGTACAGCCAGTACGGGACGCTGAAGCGGTTCGTGATGAAACGCATCGCGAAGCGGGCGGGCGGCGGCACCGACACCAGCCAGAACTACGAGTACACCGACTGGGACGAGGTGGAGTCGTTCGCGGCGGCGTTCGGCGACGCGCTGGACTAA
- a CDS encoding DUF1405 domain-containing protein has protein sequence MSSGSASVLDRVAALVDGADLPDPDPLPGWLAPLPRAVENLGLSLAWVVVVTNLVGTAFGFWYYRFQFAAEPLAIWPLVPDSPVATLFIALSLALWKLGRSSETVNALAFFGCWKLGLWTPFVLVAFADGFLATTPLPMYAFLLGSHLMMVVEAFIIHRYSDFPVYAVAVAVAWYGLNDLVDYFVPLVETPHHTLLPGQRIVDGTITHLSPTHELAAAFAVVLTLTATFLTLSTRVKKLEAR, from the coding sequence ATGAGTTCCGGATCGGCGTCGGTCCTCGACCGCGTCGCCGCCCTCGTCGACGGCGCCGACCTCCCCGACCCCGACCCGCTCCCCGGGTGGCTCGCACCCCTCCCTCGCGCCGTCGAGAACCTCGGCCTCTCGCTCGCGTGGGTCGTCGTCGTCACCAACCTCGTCGGCACCGCCTTCGGCTTCTGGTACTACCGCTTCCAGTTCGCGGCCGAACCGCTCGCCATCTGGCCGCTCGTCCCCGACAGTCCCGTCGCCACCCTGTTTATCGCCCTCTCGCTCGCGCTCTGGAAACTGGGTCGATCCAGCGAAACCGTGAACGCTCTCGCCTTCTTCGGTTGCTGGAAACTCGGCCTCTGGACGCCCTTCGTCCTCGTCGCCTTCGCCGACGGCTTCCTCGCCACCACGCCCCTGCCGATGTACGCCTTTCTCCTCGGGAGCCACCTCATGATGGTCGTCGAGGCGTTCATCATCCACCGCTACAGCGACTTTCCCGTCTACGCCGTCGCCGTCGCCGTCGCGTGGTACGGCCTCAACGACCTGGTGGACTACTTCGTCCCGCTCGTCGAGACACCCCACCACACCCTGCTCCCCGGCCAGCGCATCGTCGACGGGACGATCACCCACCTCTCGCCCACGCACGAACTCGCCGCCGCCTTCGCCGTCGTCCTGACGCTCACCGCTACCTTCCTCACGCTGTCGACGCGGGTGAAGAAACTGGAGGCGCGTTAG
- the pdxS gene encoding pyridoxal 5'-phosphate synthase lyase subunit PdxS, producing MTDLEELRRGTDLVKRGFARMQKGGVIMDVVNAEQARIAEDCGAVAVMSLEAVPADIRKRGGVARMADPAALTEILDEVSIPVMGKARIGHQKEAEILEAKGADMIDESEVLTPADDDYHIDKRDFTAPFVCGARNLGEALRRIDEGAAMIRTKGEAGTGDVNQAVTHQRAIKGAIRQLEGMAYEERERWAREHGAPRDLVHETAEMGRLPVVNFAAGGIATPADAALMMHHGCDGIFVGSGIFGAENPEAMGTAIVEAVNNWDDPDRLAEIATNVGKGMKGQSNADMAEEEKLQGRGV from the coding sequence ATGACCGATCTCGAAGAGCTTCGACGCGGTACGGATTTGGTGAAACGCGGGTTCGCGCGGATGCAGAAAGGCGGCGTGATCATGGACGTGGTCAACGCCGAACAGGCGCGGATCGCGGAGGACTGCGGCGCCGTGGCGGTCATGAGCCTCGAAGCCGTGCCCGCGGACATCCGCAAGCGCGGGGGCGTGGCGCGGATGGCCGACCCCGCGGCCCTCACCGAGATTCTCGACGAGGTGTCGATCCCCGTCATGGGCAAGGCACGCATCGGCCACCAGAAGGAGGCCGAGATTCTGGAAGCGAAGGGTGCGGATATGATCGACGAGAGCGAGGTGCTCACTCCCGCTGACGACGACTACCACATCGACAAGCGTGACTTCACTGCCCCCTTCGTCTGTGGCGCACGGAATCTGGGTGAGGCACTCCGCCGCATCGACGAAGGCGCGGCAATGATCCGCACCAAAGGCGAGGCGGGGACGGGCGACGTGAATCAGGCCGTCACCCACCAGCGCGCCATCAAGGGCGCGATCCGGCAGCTAGAGGGCATGGCCTACGAGGAGCGCGAGCGCTGGGCGCGGGAGCACGGCGCCCCCCGCGACCTCGTCCACGAGACGGCCGAGATGGGCCGCCTGCCGGTCGTCAACTTCGCCGCCGGCGGCATCGCGACGCCAGCGGACGCGGCGCTCATGATGCACCACGGCTGTGACGGCATCTTCGTCGGCTCCGGTATCTTCGGCGCCGAGAACCCCGAAGCGATGGGGACGGCCATCGTCGAGGCGGTCAACAACTGGGACGATCCCGACCGCCTCGCGGAGATCGCGACGAACGTCGGCAAGGGGATGAAAGGCCAGTCCAACGCCGACATGGCCGAGGAAGAGAAACTGCAGGGCCGCGGCGTCTGA
- a CDS encoding PAS domain-containing sensor histidine kinase yields the protein MVDGDHGPPGLDADAPLDSAWFERAVEAAGHAIFVTDFDGRIVYVNPAFEEITGYTAADAVGRTPDLLNAGYHTTDYFRRLWATILDGDVWQAEVVNRRADGESYVANQTIAPIVDDGTITHFVAIQTDITERKEHEMALERKQDLSARTEVTADVGGWELDLDAGELRWTAGTRRIHEVDPTYEPSLEAALAFYHPSDREKIQTFVERALEWHLPYDVEARLVTAEGTTRIVRTTGQPVDTESGLFLRGTIQDITERKARRQQLMVFNRVLRHNLRNDLNVVVGNAERLLSAVEAADDGDSVTLPADRARTDLRSIVSAAENLLGVSAQARQFDDIYQQIRDIQPVEVRPLLEAVAAEYRDACPEATVRVEGSNPVVLANRHAVRVAVGELVDNAIEHSTDGHPTVTLGVDEGADGTIRLSVADRGDGIPEMEREVITNGEERPLKHGSGLGLWLVKWLVTPIGGSIEIEDNEPSGAVVSIVFPASRWQPSSQADPASTSTPT from the coding sequence ATGGTTGATGGCGATCACGGGCCCCCGGGACTGGACGCCGATGCTCCCTTGGACTCGGCGTGGTTCGAACGCGCCGTCGAGGCGGCCGGCCACGCTATCTTCGTCACGGACTTCGACGGGCGTATCGTCTACGTGAACCCGGCGTTCGAGGAGATCACCGGCTACACTGCCGCCGACGCCGTCGGGCGGACGCCGGACCTCCTCAACGCCGGGTACCACACGACAGACTACTTCCGCCGACTCTGGGCGACTATCCTCGACGGTGACGTCTGGCAAGCGGAGGTCGTGAACCGGCGCGCGGACGGCGAGAGCTACGTCGCCAACCAGACAATCGCGCCGATCGTCGACGACGGAACGATCACGCATTTCGTCGCGATTCAGACTGACATCACCGAGCGCAAGGAACACGAGATGGCGCTCGAACGGAAACAGGATCTGTCGGCTCGGACCGAGGTGACGGCGGACGTGGGTGGCTGGGAACTCGACCTCGACGCCGGAGAACTCCGGTGGACGGCGGGTACGCGTCGCATCCACGAGGTCGATCCCACGTACGAACCCTCTCTCGAAGCGGCGCTGGCGTTCTACCACCCCTCGGATCGGGAGAAAATCCAAACGTTCGTCGAACGTGCGCTCGAGTGGCACCTCCCGTACGACGTGGAGGCGCGACTCGTCACGGCCGAGGGAACCACCCGTATCGTCCGGACGACGGGTCAGCCCGTCGACACCGAGAGCGGTCTCTTCCTGCGTGGGACGATACAGGACATCACCGAGCGCAAAGCCCGCCGCCAGCAGTTGATGGTGTTCAACCGCGTCCTCCGTCACAACCTGCGAAACGATCTCAACGTGGTGGTCGGCAACGCCGAACGGTTGCTGTCCGCTGTCGAGGCGGCCGACGACGGCGACTCCGTCACCCTCCCGGCCGATCGGGCCCGAACCGATCTTCGGTCCATCGTCTCGGCCGCCGAAAACCTCCTCGGCGTCTCGGCGCAGGCGCGCCAGTTCGACGACATCTACCAGCAGATCCGCGACATCCAACCCGTCGAAGTCCGGCCGCTACTGGAGGCGGTCGCCGCGGAGTATCGCGACGCGTGTCCCGAGGCGACCGTTCGGGTCGAGGGATCGAACCCGGTCGTCCTCGCCAATCGGCACGCGGTTCGGGTCGCGGTGGGTGAACTCGTCGACAACGCTATCGAGCATTCGACGGACGGGCACCCGACCGTGACGCTCGGCGTCGACGAGGGTGCGGACGGCACGATCCGACTCAGCGTCGCCGACCGGGGCGACGGCATCCCCGAGATGGAGCGGGAGGTGATCACGAACGGCGAGGAACGACCGCTCAAACACGGGAGCGGCCTCGGCCTGTGGCTCGTGAAGTGGCTCGTGACACCCATCGGTGGCTCGATCGAAATCGAGGATAACGAGCCGTCCGGTGCCGTCGTCTCTATCGTCTTTCCGGCCTCGCGGTGGCAACCGAGTTCGCAGGCTGATCCGGCGTCGACGTCGACGCCGACCTGA
- a CDS encoding homoserine kinase, whose amino-acid sequence MVTVRAPATSANLGSGFDVFGAALDRPADIVRVEKADRTTIDVTGYGAEFIPEDPDSNTVGAVAEALDAPAHIRIDKGIRPSSGLGSSGASAAAAALALNELYDRGLSRRELVPIAGKGEATVSGEVHLDNVAPALLGGFTVATGRDVTVVDADIPLVACLPEIAVSTRDARDVVPAGATMEQLIYTVGRAATLTTGMCRNDPRLVGKGMHDRLVTPARADLIAGYDQVREAALSAGATGVTVSGAGPGIIAACYPENRQEIASAMVEAFKDAGVDSRAYQTKIGRGATLYSE is encoded by the coding sequence ATGGTTACGGTCAGGGCTCCGGCCACGAGTGCGAACCTCGGGAGCGGGTTCGACGTGTTCGGCGCGGCCCTCGACCGGCCGGCGGACATCGTCCGCGTCGAGAAGGCCGACCGAACGACGATCGACGTGACTGGGTACGGGGCCGAGTTCATCCCCGAGGACCCCGACTCCAACACCGTCGGCGCGGTCGCCGAGGCGCTCGACGCCCCGGCACACATCCGGATCGACAAGGGGATTCGCCCCTCGTCGGGACTCGGTTCCTCCGGCGCCAGCGCCGCGGCGGCGGCACTCGCGCTCAACGAACTCTACGACCGCGGGCTCTCGCGGCGCGAACTCGTCCCAATCGCGGGGAAAGGTGAGGCGACCGTCTCTGGCGAAGTCCACCTCGACAACGTCGCCCCCGCCCTGCTCGGCGGCTTCACCGTCGCCACCGGTCGGGACGTGACGGTCGTCGACGCCGACATCCCGCTCGTGGCCTGTCTGCCGGAAATCGCCGTCTCGACGCGCGACGCTCGCGATGTCGTCCCCGCGGGCGCGACGATGGAGCAGTTGATCTACACTGTCGGTCGCGCGGCCACGCTGACGACCGGGATGTGTCGGAACGATCCGCGGCTGGTGGGGAAGGGGATGCACGACCGCCTCGTCACGCCAGCCCGGGCCGACCTCATCGCGGGCTACGATCAGGTGCGCGAAGCGGCACTCTCGGCGGGCGCGACGGGCGTCACCGTCAGCGGCGCCGGGCCGGGCATCATCGCGGCCTGCTATCCCGAGAATCGACAGGAAATCGCTTCCGCGATGGTCGAGGCGTTCAAGGACGCCGGCGTCGACTCGCGGGCCTACCAGACGAAGATCGGTCGCGGGGCGACGCTGTACTCCGAGTGA